In the genome of Nocardioides sp. NBC_00368, the window GTGCGGCGTACGAACGCCTCGGGGTCCTGCACCTTCGGCCAGTTCAAGAGGGTTCGCTCCAGCGCGTCCTGGACCAGGTCGGCCCCACGCTGGTCATCGCCGGCCAGCACCCGCCCGAGCTTGAGCAGATGTGACAGCCGGGCGGTCACGAACTCGGTGAACGCTGCATCGTCTCGCACACTTGCGCCGGACGCCCGAGGTCGGGTCACCGCGCCCCCACCGGGTATGTGACTTGGCTCCATGACCTGGTGACGCATCAGCCCCGGCAATGGTTGTACCGGGCGAGGATCGCGGGGCGAGCATGCGTCGCCAAATCGCGGAACGCCCGGGCTTCTGCCCGGGCGTTCGGCGTACTGAGTTCTCTGAGGCTGGGTCTCGACCCGCTTACACCGCTTCGCAAGCTCAGCGGTGACGCTCGATCGACCTCTTCGCGTTGTGACCTGCGACTTCGTCGCAGGTCACAGGCTCAGACCTTCTCGATCTGGTTGAACGAGAGCTCGACGGGGGTCTCACGACCGAAGATCTCGACGAGCGCCTTGACCCGCTGCGACTCGGCGTTGAGCTCGGTGATGGTCGCGTGGAGGGTGGCGAAGGGGCCGTCCACGACGGTAACCGAGTCGCCCTCGGCGAAGTCGACGACCTCGACGGGCTTCTTGGCGGTGCCGGTGGCACCGGCGCTGGCGGTCGCGGCCTCACCGGCGGCGGCAGCCTCGGCCTCGGCCTGGGCGACGACGGCGGGGGCGAGCATGTTCTCGACCTCGGTCATCGACAGCGGCACCGGCTGGTGGCTGTGGCCGACGAAGCCGGTCACGGACGGGGTGTGGCGTACGGCGGCCCAGGACTCGTCGGTGAGGTCCATCCGGACCAGCACGTAGCCGGGGAGAACGGTGCGCTTGACCATCTTGCGCTGGCCGTTCTTGATCTCCGGCACCTCCTCGGTGGGGACCACGATCTCGTGGATGTAGTCCTCCATGTTGAGGGAGACGATGCGGTTCTCCAGGTTGGACTTCACCCGGTTCTCCATGCCGGAGTAGGTGTGGATCACGAACCAGTCGCCCGGCTTGGCCCACAGCTCACGGCGGAACGCCTCGAGCGGGTCGTCGTCAGCGGCCTCGGGGGCCTCACCCTCGACGATCTCGTCGAACGACGACTCGTCATCGCCGGCGTCGCCGGACTCGTCGAGCTCGGCCTCTGCAGGCACGTCGGAGGCGGCCTCGGCCGTCTCGAGGACCTCGGTCTCCTCGGTGTAGTCCTGCTCAGACACGTCCTGCTCCAAACCGTTGATTGTGTGTATCGGGTGTGTTCCGCGGGCCGGGGCCCACGCGATCACGCGTCGCGGCCGCCGAACACCCAGAACATCAACTTGCCGAACCCGAGGTCAAGGCCCGCGGTGATCGCCATCATCACGAGGACGAAGACCAGAACCACGATGAAGTACGTCGTGAGCTGGTTCTGCGTCGGCCAGACGACCTTGCGGAGCTCGGCCACGACCTGGCGGTAGAACGTCGGGAGACTGGTGCGCTTCTCCGTCTTCTTGTCGTTCGGAGTCGGGACTGCCTTGCTGTCCGTCACGCCGCCACCTTCTCTCGAAAACGTTTCCATCGCTGGTCCGGCTTTGCAGGGCACGAGGGACTTGAACCCCCAACCTTCGGTTTTGGAGACCGATGCTCTGCCAGTTGAGCTAGTGCCCTACGGAGGTCTGCATCAGACGCGCGGTTGAGGGCGCGGCTAACCATGTGGGAAGACCACCAACGGTGAGTCTACGCACGGGGCGATGGCGGTTCCAAAACCGGGGTGCGATGACCCATAGGATTGCTGGCATGACCTCAGATCCCCGTCCCCTCGCCGAGCTCTCGCGCGAGGAACTCGAAGCGTTCGCAACGGAGCAGCGCGCGGCGTACGACAACTTGGTGGCCAAGGGCCTGAAGCTGGACCTGACCCGGGGGAAGCCCTCCGCGGACCAGCTCAACCTCTCCGACGGCCTGCTCCATCTCCCCAAGTCGACGACGGCCCCGGACGGCACCGACACGCGCAACTACGGCGGTCTGGCGGGCGGGATCGAGATCCGTGAGATCTACGCCGAGCTGCTCGGCCTGGAGACCGACCAGATCATCGCCGGCGGCAACTCGAGCCTCACCATGATGCGCGACACGCTGATGTATCTGTGGCTTCACGGTGGCGTCGACAGCGAGCGTCCCTGGGGTCGCGAGGAGACGGTGAAGTTCATCTGCCCGGTGCCGGGCTACGACCGCCACTTCACGCTGCTGGAGTGGTTCGGGATCGAGATGATCACTGTCCCGATGCACGCCGACGGGCCCGACGTCGAGGCCGTCGCCGCCCTGGTCAAGGACGACCCGACGATCAAGGGCATGTGGCTGGTGCCGACCTACGCCAACCCGACCGGTGACACCACCTCGCAGGAGATCGCCGAGCGGCTCGCCTCGATGCCGACCGCCGCGCCGGACTTCAAGATCTTCTGGGACAACGCCTACGCGCTGCACCACCTCACCCCGGCCGAGACCAAGACCGCCGACGTCGTCTCGCTGGCCAACGCGGCCGGCAACCCTCACCGTCCGCTGGTCTTCGCCTCGACCTCCAAGGTCACCTACGCGGGCGCGGGCGTCGGCTTCTTCGGCGGCTCGAAGGAGAACGTCGCCTGGTGGCTCGACCACCTGAGCCACGGCGCGATCGGCCCGGACAAGGTCAACCACCTGCGGCACGCGGAGTTCTTCGGCTCAGCGGCCGGCGTACGCGAGCACATGGCCAAGCACCGCGAGCTCCTGGCACCGCGGTTCGCGGCCGTCGAGGACGCGCTCACCGACGAGCTCGGCGCGCTCGGGGTGGCGACCTGGACCAAGCCCGCCGGCGGCTACTTCGTCAGCCTCGACGTCCTCCCGGGCACCGCGACCCGGGTGATCGAGCTGGCCAAGGGTGCTGGCGTCGCGCTGACCCCGGCCGGGTCCGCATTCCCGGGGAAGCACGACCCGGAGGACACCAACATCCGCCTCGCCCCGTCCTTCCCGCCGTTGGAGCAGGTCAGCGGGGCCATGGAGGTCGTCACGGTGTGCGTGAAGCTGGCCGCTGCCGAGAAGCTGCTCGCGTGACTGCTGACCGACGCGACCTACGTACGCTGCCGAAGGCGCATCTGCACCTGCACTTCACCGGTGCGATGCGCCACGAGACCCTGCTCGAG includes:
- the nusG gene encoding transcription termination/antitermination protein NusG, with amino-acid sequence MSEQDYTEETEVLETAEAASDVPAEAELDESGDAGDDESSFDEIVEGEAPEAADDDPLEAFRRELWAKPGDWFVIHTYSGMENRVKSNLENRIVSLNMEDYIHEIVVPTEEVPEIKNGQRKMVKRTVLPGYVLVRMDLTDESWAAVRHTPSVTGFVGHSHQPVPLSMTEVENMLAPAVVAQAEAEAAAAGEAATASAGATGTAKKPVEVVDFAEGDSVTVVDGPFATLHATITELNAESQRVKALVEIFGRETPVELSFNQIEKV
- the secE gene encoding preprotein translocase subunit SecE; amino-acid sequence: METFSREGGGVTDSKAVPTPNDKKTEKRTSLPTFYRQVVAELRKVVWPTQNQLTTYFIVVLVFVLVMMAITAGLDLGFGKLMFWVFGGRDA
- a CDS encoding aminotransferase class I/II-fold pyridoxal phosphate-dependent enzyme, translating into MTSDPRPLAELSREELEAFATEQRAAYDNLVAKGLKLDLTRGKPSADQLNLSDGLLHLPKSTTAPDGTDTRNYGGLAGGIEIREIYAELLGLETDQIIAGGNSSLTMMRDTLMYLWLHGGVDSERPWGREETVKFICPVPGYDRHFTLLEWFGIEMITVPMHADGPDVEAVAALVKDDPTIKGMWLVPTYANPTGDTTSQEIAERLASMPTAAPDFKIFWDNAYALHHLTPAETKTADVVSLANAAGNPHRPLVFASTSKVTYAGAGVGFFGGSKENVAWWLDHLSHGAIGPDKVNHLRHAEFFGSAAGVREHMAKHRELLAPRFAAVEDALTDELGALGVATWTKPAGGYFVSLDVLPGTATRVIELAKGAGVALTPAGSAFPGKHDPEDTNIRLAPSFPPLEQVSGAMEVVTVCVKLAAAEKLLA